The segment GGTCCAATGTAAATATCTCCCGGCGTTCATTATACCCGGTTGAGAGGCATGAGGCAGGGTGAAACGGCGGGACGCAGGCCGCACCGTGGTGGCCCCCCAAACTCCCAACTCCGAATGCACGGCTAGACAGCGAAGCGCGGCCCGCAGACACAATGCAGTGTGCGGACGGCAGCGGCCTTCCGCCGCGAGTTCATCGTTTGTCCTGCAAGGAGATAACCGTGTCGAAACTGCTTTTGCTCGGCGGATTGACCACCGCTTACCACTATTTCGGCGAGTTGGCGCCGGTCATTACACGTACCATTGCCCCCGCCGGTTTCGAGGTCATCTGCTCGGAAGACCTGTCCGTGCTCAGCGAGGCCAACCTTAAGAACTACGCCGGCGTGGTCAACTACACCACGAACCGTGACCTCTCCGATGAGCAATGGGCCGCCCTCAAGGGCTTCATCCTCGGCGGGGGTGGCTATATCGGCATCCACAATGCCACGGACACGTTCAAGAACCAGCCCGAAGCCATCAAAATGATCGGCGGCATCTTTGTAACCCACCCGGCACAGCTGGATGTTCCCGTGGAGATTGCGGCCCTGCACCCTGTGACCGAGGGCGTCGAACCGTTCACCGTTCACGACGAGCTCTATATCATGGAGCACCACCCGGACACGTATACCCTGCTGGCCAGGACACCGGCCGAAGGGAGCCAGCCGATCGCATGGGTGCGTGAAGAGGGCGGAGGCCGGGTCTTCTATCTGGCGCTGGGGCATAACACCCAGGTGTATGAAAACCCAAACTACGCAAAACTGCTGCAACGCGGCGTCCAGTGGGCCACCCGCTCCGCCGTGACGGCCTGAACCCGCGTATTCCGGATCCGTATGCTGTCACCGCGCGCGCAATGGGTGCCGCGCGGAAGGAGGCCCGAATGGTGCATCGTCTCTTGTGTGCCGCCGCGCTGAGTGCGGCATCTACGGTCGTGGCGGCCCCGCCCGCGCTGCCTCCCACCCCGAAGAAACCGGTTGCCGACGTCTACCACGGGGTCTCGGTGACGGACGACTACCGCTGGCTGGAGGACGGCAACGATCCGGCGGTGCGCAAGTGGAGCGATGCGCAGAACAAGCGCACGCACGCCATCCTGGACGCCCAGCCACAGCGAAGCCCAATCGCGAAGCGGCTGCGCGCGCTCTATGCCGGCAAATCGGTCAGTTACTACGATCTCCAGTTGCGGGGCGGCACGCTCTTCGCCATCAAGAGCCAGCCGCCGAAACAGCAGCCGTTCCTTGTGGCCCTGAAGTCCACGGAGGAGACCAGGTCGGAGCGCATCGTGCTCGATCCCAATTACCTGGACGCCTCCGGTGATACGACGATCGATTTTTACGCTCCGTCGATGGATGGGACCAGGGTCGCGGTCTGCCTCTCGAAAAATGGCAGCGAGGACGGCAGCGTCCATGTGTACGACACCAGGTCCGGCAAGGCGCTTGAGGACATCGTGCCGGGCGTCAACTACCCCACGGCCGGCGGCAGCGTGGCATGGCGCGGCGATGGCGCCGGCTTCTTCTACACGCGCTACCCCAAGGGCGAAGAACGCGCGCCGGAGGACTTGCATTTCTACCAGGAGGTCTTCTTCCACAAGCTGGGACGCCCGCTCTCCGAAGACGCCTATGTGCTGGGCGGTGATTTTCCGCGCATCGCGGAGACGGATTTGGAGACATCGGACGACGGCAGATTCGTCCTGGCCACGGTCTCCAATGGCGACGGCGGCGAATACGCCCACTACGTCCTGCAGCCCTCCGGCTGGTGGGCGCAGGTGACGACCTTCGCCGATAAGATCACAAGCGCCGCCTTCGGGCCGAACGACACGCTCTATCTCCTCTCCCATCAGGGTGCACCGAGGGGCAAGGTTCTGCGCGTTCCGCTGATCGAACCGAAACTCTCGGAGGCAGTGCTGGTGATCCCGCAGAGCGATGCGGTTG is part of the Armatimonadota bacterium genome and harbors:
- a CDS encoding ThuA domain-containing protein, which produces MSKLLLLGGLTTAYHYFGELAPVITRTIAPAGFEVICSEDLSVLSEANLKNYAGVVNYTTNRDLSDEQWAALKGFILGGGGYIGIHNATDTFKNQPEAIKMIGGIFVTHPAQLDVPVEIAALHPVTEGVEPFTVHDELYIMEHHPDTYTLLARTPAEGSQPIAWVREEGGGRVFYLALGHNTQVYENPNYAKLLQRGVQWATRSAVTA